A genome region from Sphingomonas anseongensis includes the following:
- the murG gene encoding undecaprenyldiphospho-muramoylpentapeptide beta-N-acetylglucosaminyltransferase: MNFVLAAGGTGGHMVPAHALAAELKARGHGVLVITDERGAKIPGLFDKVPVHVLPAGRLGRNPIALMKAARAVLAGRWEAKTIYREHRPDAVVGFGGYPAFPALLAASSMRIPTLLHEQNAVLGRVNRALAGKAAAIATAFSQIDRLKPRYRDKVVLVGNPVRTEIVKIGEMPFPPFDDTAPLKILVTGGSQGATILGKVVPSGLGMLDPSLRHRLQVVQQCRADDIEEIRARYAELGIPAELMTYILDMPQKLADAHLVIGRSGASTVAELTAAGRPAILIPFGAATDDHQTANARDMVRAGGARAIPQDEFTPETLAKQIEMVASDPNALANAAARSLSVGRPNAASDLADLVERVGGGYAPLMVGPALTPRKAAAYAGPGVPA; the protein is encoded by the coding sequence ATGAACTTCGTACTCGCTGCCGGAGGAACCGGCGGCCACATGGTCCCTGCACATGCGCTTGCTGCGGAGCTGAAAGCTCGCGGCCACGGCGTGCTTGTGATCACGGACGAGCGCGGAGCGAAGATTCCCGGCCTCTTCGACAAGGTGCCGGTGCACGTGCTTCCCGCCGGAAGGCTCGGCCGGAATCCCATCGCACTGATGAAGGCCGCCCGCGCCGTCCTCGCCGGCCGCTGGGAAGCCAAGACCATCTATCGCGAGCACCGGCCCGATGCCGTCGTCGGCTTCGGCGGTTATCCGGCATTCCCGGCGCTACTCGCCGCAAGCTCGATGCGAATTCCGACCTTGCTCCATGAGCAGAATGCGGTGCTCGGGCGGGTGAACCGGGCGCTCGCCGGCAAGGCCGCCGCCATCGCTACCGCATTCTCCCAGATCGACCGGCTCAAGCCGCGCTATCGCGATAAGGTCGTGCTTGTCGGCAACCCGGTCCGGACAGAGATCGTCAAGATCGGCGAGATGCCGTTCCCACCGTTCGACGACACTGCGCCGCTCAAGATCCTGGTCACCGGCGGAAGCCAAGGCGCGACTATTCTCGGGAAGGTCGTGCCCAGCGGCCTCGGAATGCTCGATCCGTCGCTTCGTCACCGGCTTCAGGTCGTCCAGCAGTGCCGGGCCGACGACATCGAGGAAATCCGCGCCCGCTACGCCGAGCTGGGAATTCCGGCCGAGCTGATGACCTACATCCTCGACATGCCGCAGAAGCTCGCCGATGCGCATCTGGTCATCGGCCGAAGCGGAGCGTCGACGGTGGCGGAGCTTACGGCAGCCGGGCGCCCGGCGATCCTGATCCCGTTCGGGGCAGCGACCGACGATCACCAGACTGCCAACGCTCGCGACATGGTCCGCGCCGGAGGCGCGAGGGCAATCCCGCAGGACGAGTTCACTCCGGAGACGCTCGCAAAGCAGATTGAGATGGTCGCTTCCGATCCGAACGCGCTTGCAAACGCAGCTGCACGCTCGCTTTCGGTCGGCCGGCCCAACGCAGCTAGCGACCTCGCCGATCTCGTCGAGCGTGTCGGCGGCGGCTACGCACCGTTGATGGTCGGCCCCGCGCTCACGCCCCGGAAAGCCGCGGCCTATGCCGGGCCGGGAGTACCGGCATGA
- the murC gene encoding UDP-N-acetylmuramate--L-alanine ligase encodes MKAIGTDIGTIHFIGIGGIGMSGIAEVMHQLGYSVQGSDQSDSYVVEKLRKAGIPVTIGHNADNLGSAAVVVCSSAISRGNPEIEAAVERRLPIVKRAEMLAELMRMQKTIAVAGTHGKTTTTSMIAAMLDAGEMDPTVINGGIINRYGSNARLGKSEWMVVEADESDGSFLRLDGTIAVVTNIDPEHLEHWGGFDEVKRAFCEFIENVPFYGLAVLCVDHPEVQSILSRIQDRRIVTYGFSALADLRAENVQPDGLGSRFDALVYERDGEHRTIEGIHVPIPGRHNVQNALAAVAVALELGIPDDKIVTGFERFEGVKRRFTKVGEVDGATVIDDYAHHPVEIRAVLSAARETTEGRVIAVMQPHRFTRLQSLMEDFQAAFNDADMVFVAPVYAANEEPIEGVDSDALVDGLRAHGHRMVKSVADPQDLAQSLRDIAAEGDTIICMGAGDITKWAAGLADGITKARQGK; translated from the coding sequence ATGAAGGCGATCGGCACCGACATCGGCACCATCCACTTCATCGGCATCGGCGGCATCGGAATGTCCGGGATCGCCGAAGTGATGCACCAGCTCGGCTATTCGGTGCAGGGCTCCGACCAGTCGGACAGCTATGTGGTCGAGAAGCTCCGCAAGGCCGGGATCCCCGTGACCATCGGCCATAATGCCGACAACCTCGGAAGCGCCGCCGTCGTCGTCTGCTCGAGCGCGATCTCGCGCGGCAATCCGGAAATCGAGGCAGCGGTCGAACGCCGGCTGCCGATCGTGAAGCGCGCGGAGATGCTCGCCGAGCTGATGCGGATGCAAAAGACGATCGCCGTCGCCGGGACCCACGGAAAGACGACCACGACGTCGATGATCGCGGCGATGCTCGACGCCGGGGAGATGGACCCGACGGTGATCAATGGCGGCATCATCAACCGCTACGGATCCAACGCCCGCCTCGGCAAGAGCGAGTGGATGGTCGTGGAAGCCGACGAGAGCGACGGCAGTTTCCTTCGCCTCGACGGAACGATTGCGGTCGTCACCAACATCGACCCGGAGCATTTGGAGCATTGGGGCGGCTTCGACGAAGTGAAGCGCGCCTTCTGCGAGTTCATCGAGAACGTGCCCTTCTACGGACTTGCGGTGCTGTGCGTCGATCATCCGGAAGTTCAGAGCATCTTGAGCCGGATCCAGGACCGCCGGATCGTCACTTACGGATTTTCGGCGCTTGCCGATCTTCGCGCCGAGAACGTCCAGCCCGACGGGCTGGGAAGCCGGTTCGACGCTTTGGTGTACGAGCGTGACGGCGAGCACCGAACGATTGAGGGCATCCACGTACCGATCCCGGGCCGGCACAACGTCCAGAATGCGCTCGCCGCCGTGGCGGTGGCCCTCGAGCTCGGAATACCGGACGACAAGATCGTCACGGGCTTCGAGCGGTTCGAGGGGGTCAAGCGCCGCTTCACCAAGGTCGGCGAAGTCGACGGCGCGACCGTCATCGACGATTATGCGCATCATCCGGTGGAAATCCGAGCGGTGCTTTCCGCGGCCCGTGAGACGACCGAGGGCAGGGTTATCGCGGTCATGCAGCCGCACCGCTTCACCCGGCTCCAGTCGCTGATGGAGGACTTCCAGGCGGCCTTCAACGACGCCGACATGGTGTTCGTCGCGCCGGTCTATGCCGCCAATGAGGAGCCGATCGAAGGCGTGGATTCGGACGCGCTTGTCGACGGGCTTCGCGCGCACGGCCACCGTATGGTCAAGTCCGTCGCGGACCCGCAGGACCTCGCCCAGTCGCTTCGCGATATTGCGGCGGAAGGCGACACGATCATCTGCATGGGCGCCGGCGACATCACCAAATGGGCAGCGGGGCTCGCCGACGGGATTACCAAGGCGAGGCAGGGGAAATGA
- the ftsA gene encoding cell division protein FtsA → MAAPNDQPLIAALDIGSSKVSALIAARDGEDRLRVLGTGQRESRGVKRGYITDIEKSEFAVREAVELAERMSGVTIDHVWASYGAGGLTSEIANIEVELGGHQIEPSDIEQLLSQGRAALDRGDKMVLHAHPALYTIDGAQEVQQPVGLHADRLGVDIHVIAADPAPLRNVDYIIRAAHLGVKAIVASPIASGIACLSEEERDLGVALVELGAGVTNVSLHYGGILVGLRSIPLGAKDISDDIAATFGVNRRDAERLKCFYGSAMTSPRDNHELIDANQAGGEDASEPVRITRAQLMTVIRHRVEELTNEIDKALKSLGFSGPVGRPVVLTGGGAELKNIADYMQGVLGRTVRVGRPRVLPGLPDAHSGPAFSTLVGLACIGASRSGDIRDIALGTIVRQAPAKGVLGRLIAAMKGGY, encoded by the coding sequence TTGGCCGCGCCGAACGATCAGCCGCTCATTGCCGCTCTGGACATCGGCTCGTCCAAGGTCAGCGCGCTGATCGCGGCGAGGGACGGCGAAGACCGGCTTCGAGTCCTCGGGACCGGGCAGCGCGAGAGCCGCGGAGTGAAGCGCGGCTACATCACCGACATCGAGAAGAGCGAGTTCGCGGTCCGCGAAGCGGTCGAGCTCGCCGAGCGCATGTCGGGCGTCACCATCGACCATGTGTGGGCGAGCTACGGCGCCGGCGGACTGACCAGCGAGATCGCCAATATCGAGGTCGAGCTCGGCGGCCACCAGATCGAGCCGTCGGACATCGAGCAGCTTCTCAGCCAGGGGCGCGCGGCACTGGACCGCGGCGACAAGATGGTGCTCCACGCCCATCCGGCGCTCTACACGATCGACGGCGCGCAGGAGGTTCAGCAGCCGGTCGGACTTCACGCCGATCGCCTCGGCGTCGATATCCACGTCATCGCCGCAGATCCGGCGCCGCTCCGGAACGTCGATTATATCATCCGCGCCGCTCACCTCGGGGTTAAGGCGATCGTCGCCTCCCCGATCGCATCGGGGATTGCCTGCCTGTCGGAAGAGGAGCGGGACCTTGGGGTGGCGCTGGTGGAGCTGGGCGCAGGGGTCACGAACGTCTCGTTGCACTATGGCGGGATACTCGTCGGCCTTCGCTCGATCCCGCTGGGCGCCAAGGACATCAGCGACGACATCGCCGCCACTTTCGGGGTCAACCGGCGCGACGCCGAGCGGCTGAAGTGCTTCTACGGCTCGGCGATGACCTCGCCGCGCGACAACCACGAGCTGATCGACGCCAACCAGGCGGGCGGTGAGGATGCTTCCGAGCCCGTTCGGATCACCCGGGCGCAGCTGATGACGGTGATACGCCACCGGGTCGAGGAATTGACGAATGAGATCGACAAGGCGCTGAAGAGCCTTGGCTTTTCCGGACCGGTCGGACGGCCTGTCGTGCTGACCGGAGGCGGAGCCGAGCTCAAGAATATCGCGGATTATATGCAGGGCGTGCTGGGTCGAACCGTTCGCGTGGGACGTCCGCGTGTGCTTCCGGGGCTGCCCGACGCGCATAGCGGCCCGGCTTTTTCGACGCTTGTGGGGCTGGCGTGCATCGGTGCTTCTCGAAGCGGCGACATCCGCGACATCGCGCTTGGCACCATCGTCAGGCAGGCCCCGGCCAAGGGCGTCCTCGGCCGACTGATCGCCGCCATGAAAGGTGGCTATTAG
- a CDS encoding FtsW/RodA/SpoVE family cell cycle protein, whose protein sequence is MTGLISDKFKARITVDANRYGRSDRSAMGRWFWEIDRVLLLLIAVLIGIGLIAVAAASPAAAVRYSGGNVRFAELYYFYRQIAWIAVGIPVMIGISMLSRERARRFALFGAGFFFVLLLFVPILGPEVNGARRWIGIGVGQLQPSEFLKPFFAVAMAWLLSLRDGDKSLPVFALSALPVAAIAFLLMKQPDFGSTIIFVAVWVAMLALAGVSLRVLGGLAVAGVVGIVLAYFFYDVATQRIDAFLFGQGDTFQTDNAMRTLTAGGLFGMGPGAGTRKFGLPEPQTDYIFSVIGEEFGLIACLAIAVLYLTIVARVLVKLLDEDSPFAILAGAGLVIQFGLQALINMAVNVQIAPSKGMTLPFISYGGSSMLALSIAMGLLLAFTRRNPYLTRSPYVVKWSGESESQAA, encoded by the coding sequence ATGACGGGGCTCATTTCGGACAAGTTCAAGGCGAGGATCACGGTCGACGCGAACCGCTACGGCCGGTCCGACCGGTCGGCAATGGGCCGCTGGTTCTGGGAAATAGACCGCGTTCTCCTGCTTCTGATCGCGGTCCTCATCGGGATCGGCCTGATCGCGGTCGCGGCGGCCTCTCCCGCGGCGGCAGTCCGCTATTCGGGCGGCAACGTCCGCTTCGCCGAGCTCTATTATTTCTACCGGCAGATCGCCTGGATCGCGGTCGGGATCCCGGTGATGATCGGCATCTCGATGCTCTCGCGTGAGCGCGCTCGCCGCTTCGCTTTGTTCGGCGCGGGCTTCTTCTTCGTCCTCCTGCTTTTCGTCCCCATCCTCGGCCCGGAAGTGAACGGCGCACGTCGCTGGATTGGGATCGGAGTCGGCCAGCTCCAGCCATCCGAGTTCCTGAAGCCCTTCTTCGCGGTGGCGATGGCCTGGCTTCTCAGCCTGCGCGACGGCGACAAATCGCTTCCGGTCTTCGCTCTGTCCGCCTTGCCGGTGGCTGCTATCGCTTTCCTGCTGATGAAGCAGCCAGACTTCGGCTCCACGATCATCTTCGTCGCTGTTTGGGTGGCGATGCTTGCGCTCGCCGGCGTTTCGCTCCGCGTGCTGGGCGGCCTCGCGGTCGCAGGCGTCGTCGGGATCGTCCTCGCTTACTTTTTCTACGACGTCGCGACGCAGCGCATCGACGCGTTCCTGTTTGGGCAGGGCGACACCTTCCAGACCGATAACGCGATGCGAACGCTGACCGCGGGCGGGCTGTTCGGCATGGGGCCGGGCGCAGGCACCCGCAAGTTCGGCCTTCCCGAACCGCAGACTGATTACATCTTCTCCGTCATCGGCGAGGAGTTCGGGCTGATCGCCTGCCTTGCGATCGCGGTCCTCTATCTCACCATCGTCGCTCGCGTGCTGGTGAAGCTGCTCGACGAGGATTCGCCCTTCGCGATCCTCGCCGGCGCGGGGCTGGTCATCCAGTTCGGGCTCCAGGCGCTGATCAACATGGCGGTGAACGTCCAGATCGCCCCGTCCAAGGGCATGACTCTCCCGTTCATCAGTTATGGCGGAAGCTCGATGCTTGCGCTGTCTATCGCGATGGGATTGCTACTCGCCTTCACTCGCCGCAACCCGTATCTGACACGCTCGCCCTATGTCGTGAAATGGAGCGGAGAGAGCGAGAGCCAGGCGGCATGA
- a CDS encoding D-alanine--D-alanine ligase, whose amino-acid sequence MNRDLHVVVLMGGWSAEREVSLMSGRGVAKALRGNGWSRVTELDMDRDVARRLAELKPDIVFNALHGTPGEDGSVQGMMDLMGLKYTHSGLETSVIAIDKELTKMVLVPHGIRMPAGRIVESESLFREDPIARPFVLKPVNEGSSVGVAIVTDDGNYGSPIGRDVEGPWHHFDRLLAEPFVRGRELTVAVLGDEALAVTELKPLAGFYDYDAKYTDGLTEHVCPAEVPDKIAAAMKDMALNAHRLLGCRGASRSDFRWDDERGEEGIFLLEVNTQPGMTPLSLVPEQAKQRGTSYAQLVETLIAEALK is encoded by the coding sequence TTGAACCGCGACCTCCATGTCGTCGTGCTGATGGGCGGCTGGTCGGCCGAGCGCGAAGTGTCGCTGATGAGCGGGCGCGGCGTTGCCAAAGCGCTCCGCGGCAACGGCTGGAGCCGGGTGACGGAGCTCGACATGGACCGCGACGTCGCTCGGCGGCTTGCCGAGCTTAAGCCCGACATCGTCTTCAACGCCCTCCACGGGACTCCCGGCGAGGACGGAAGCGTACAGGGCATGATGGACCTGATGGGCCTGAAATATACGCACAGCGGGCTCGAGACGTCCGTCATCGCGATCGACAAGGAACTGACCAAGATGGTCCTCGTGCCTCACGGCATCCGAATGCCTGCGGGGCGTATCGTGGAGAGTGAGAGCTTGTTCCGCGAGGACCCGATTGCGCGCCCGTTCGTGCTCAAGCCCGTCAACGAAGGCTCGTCGGTCGGTGTTGCGATCGTCACCGACGACGGCAATTACGGCTCGCCGATCGGCCGCGATGTCGAAGGCCCCTGGCACCATTTCGACCGGCTTCTGGCCGAGCCGTTCGTCCGTGGGCGGGAACTCACGGTCGCCGTGCTCGGAGACGAAGCGCTGGCGGTGACGGAGCTCAAGCCTCTCGCCGGTTTCTACGATTACGACGCCAAATATACCGACGGGCTGACCGAGCACGTCTGTCCGGCGGAGGTTCCGGACAAAATTGCCGCGGCAATGAAGGACATGGCTCTGAACGCGCACCGGCTGCTCGGCTGCCGCGGAGCCTCGCGCTCGGATTTTCGCTGGGACGATGAGCGGGGCGAGGAAGGGATATTCCTGCTCGAGGTGAACACGCAGCCGGGAATGACTCCGCTGAGCCTTGTTCCCGAGCAGGCCAAGCAGCGTGGCACCAGCTATGCGCAGCTCGTCGAAACGCTAATTGCCGAGGCGCTGAAATGA
- a CDS encoding cell division protein FtsQ/DivIB, translating to MSAARVRRGGSPKQRKQGARVTVPNRIAKRLPGDKSRVTRWAALAFGLFLALIAAVVLVALDVPHKVATATGEAIGRAGFTVKRVEVVGIRHMDSAPVYRIALDQKSMAMPLVDVSDIRERLLRFGWVKDARVSRRLPDTLVVDIVEREPAALWQANGKLALIDSHGVVIDRVPVTQMPDLPLLVGPRANLHETDLNTLFEAAPTLKPQLVSATWVGDRRWDLTLQTGETIALPEGTEEAKRALAKFAELDKATGLLGRGLIRFDLRLAGKMIVQLPHPPGDAGADSPTQG from the coding sequence ATGAGCGCGGCGCGGGTCAGGCGCGGCGGATCTCCCAAGCAGCGCAAGCAAGGCGCTCGCGTCACCGTTCCGAACCGCATCGCCAAGCGCCTGCCGGGCGATAAGTCGCGGGTGACCCGCTGGGCGGCGCTTGCATTCGGCCTCTTCCTCGCACTCATCGCCGCAGTGGTCCTGGTGGCGCTCGACGTCCCGCACAAGGTGGCGACAGCCACGGGCGAAGCGATCGGGAGGGCCGGCTTCACGGTGAAGCGGGTCGAGGTCGTCGGTATCCGCCACATGGACAGCGCGCCGGTCTACCGAATCGCGCTCGACCAGAAGAGCATGGCGATGCCGCTCGTCGACGTCAGCGACATCCGTGAGCGCCTCCTTCGCTTCGGCTGGGTCAAGGATGCGCGCGTGTCGCGGCGGCTTCCCGACACATTGGTTGTCGACATCGTGGAGCGAGAGCCTGCGGCCCTGTGGCAAGCGAACGGCAAGCTTGCGCTCATTGATTCCCACGGGGTCGTGATCGACCGGGTGCCGGTCACGCAAATGCCGGACCTCCCGCTTCTCGTCGGGCCGCGGGCCAACCTGCACGAGACCGATTTGAACACTCTTTTTGAAGCTGCGCCGACGCTCAAGCCGCAGCTGGTCTCGGCTACCTGGGTCGGCGATCGGCGCTGGGACCTGACGCTTCAGACTGGCGAGACGATCGCGCTTCCCGAAGGCACCGAGGAAGCGAAGCGGGCGCTCGCCAAGTTCGCCGAGCTCGACAAGGCGACCGGGCTTCTCGGCCGCGGACTGATCCGGTTCGACCTCAGGCTTGCCGGCAAGATGATCGTGCAGCTTCCGCACCCGCCCGGCGATGCCGGCGCCGACTCCCCGACTCAGGGATAG
- a CDS encoding CC0125/CC1285 family lipoprotein, which produces MLSIRNYRRLAAPIAALAILAGCTTATPYQPLGSTSTRGGFADQQLDATHYRVSFYGNSLTSRQQVENYLLYRAAELTAQRGFNCFIIVNHGTDKNTTVQVNPYGPYGGGYYGGGYYGGWSPYWRLHGPAGWYSYDPFYGGPFFGQYDINTIDQYQAMADIAVSNTCPAGPATFNAQQVIANLHPYLVYPRTR; this is translated from the coding sequence ATGTTGAGTATCAGGAACTACAGGAGGTTGGCGGCGCCGATCGCGGCCCTTGCGATCCTCGCGGGCTGCACCACGGCGACGCCGTACCAGCCTCTCGGCTCCACGAGCACTCGGGGCGGCTTTGCCGACCAGCAGCTTGACGCCACGCACTATCGCGTCAGTTTCTACGGAAACAGCCTCACCTCGCGCCAGCAGGTGGAGAATTACCTGCTGTATCGCGCAGCCGAGCTGACCGCGCAGCGGGGCTTCAACTGCTTCATCATCGTGAACCACGGCACCGACAAGAACACGACGGTGCAGGTGAACCCGTACGGCCCTTATGGCGGCGGATATTACGGTGGCGGATATTATGGCGGCTGGTCGCCTTATTGGCGCCTTCATGGCCCTGCCGGTTGGTATTCATATGATCCGTTCTACGGCGGACCGTTCTTCGGCCAGTACGACATCAACACCATCGACCAGTATCAGGCGATGGCGGACATCGCGGTGAGCAACACCTGTCCAGCCGGTCCGGCGACGTTCAATGCGCAGCAGGTAATTGCAAACCTGCATCCGTATCTCGTCTATCCGCGGACGCGATAA
- a CDS encoding MFS transporter: MATAVRRQRNVGGMLVLLLGAAVFLNYVDRGAVGIAAPLLKSDLHLSPETYGIAFSAFFWVYAPIQLFAGWLCDRFSVYRLMSLGILVWAGSTLLTGFVGGFASLLVLRVMLGIGESISFPGSSKIIARHVPPESRGMANAFVAAGIALGPAVGTLAGGMIMAGFGWRVMFVTFGVLTLLWLLPWRSLVASLDTAAHEKTGRRVPVGALIGKWPLWSMSIAHAAGNYCFYFLLAWLPLYLVQSRGYSIAQMTLLATAGYSVQAVAAFSFGHLSDKWTRSGRSEGTMRRWMMVLSQAASAAAILALAFAQSTAMTAILLCIAGVATASLSLNLYAVAQMFSGREAAGTWVGVQNALGNLSGIVGPIVTGFIVAAAGYQMAFVVTAAVALFGAFWWLLAIPAIREVELD; this comes from the coding sequence ATGGCGACAGCGGTTCGCCGCCAGCGCAACGTCGGCGGGATGCTTGTGCTGCTCCTTGGGGCAGCGGTTTTCCTCAACTATGTCGACCGGGGGGCGGTTGGGATCGCAGCGCCGCTGCTGAAATCCGACCTTCATCTTTCGCCCGAGACCTACGGAATCGCCTTTTCCGCATTCTTCTGGGTCTATGCGCCGATCCAGCTGTTCGCCGGCTGGCTGTGCGATCGCTTCTCCGTTTACCGGCTGATGTCGCTCGGAATCCTCGTCTGGGCCGGAAGCACCCTGCTGACAGGCTTCGTCGGCGGCTTCGCTTCGCTGCTCGTGCTTCGAGTCATGCTTGGCATAGGCGAAAGCATCAGCTTCCCGGGAAGCTCGAAAATCATCGCCCGCCACGTGCCGCCCGAAAGCCGAGGCATGGCCAACGCGTTCGTGGCGGCGGGAATCGCCCTCGGGCCGGCGGTCGGAACGCTTGCCGGCGGCATGATCATGGCCGGGTTCGGCTGGCGAGTGATGTTCGTCACGTTCGGCGTGCTTACGTTGCTCTGGCTTCTCCCGTGGCGGAGCCTGGTCGCAAGCCTCGATACGGCAGCTCATGAAAAGACCGGAAGGCGAGTGCCGGTTGGGGCGCTCATCGGCAAATGGCCTTTGTGGTCGATGTCGATCGCTCACGCGGCCGGCAATTACTGTTTTTATTTCCTGCTTGCCTGGTTGCCGCTCTACCTGGTCCAGTCGCGCGGATATTCCATCGCGCAAATGACCCTGCTGGCGACTGCCGGCTATTCGGTTCAGGCGGTCGCGGCGTTCAGCTTCGGGCACCTTTCGGACAAGTGGACTCGCTCCGGCCGTTCGGAAGGGACGATGCGTCGCTGGATGATGGTTCTTAGCCAAGCCGCTTCGGCCGCCGCCATCCTCGCTCTCGCATTCGCGCAGAGCACGGCAATGACGGCAATCCTGCTGTGCATCGCCGGTGTGGCAACCGCGTCCCTGTCGCTCAATCTTTACGCGGTGGCCCAGATGTTCTCGGGCCGGGAGGCGGCGGGCACGTGGGTCGGTGTGCAGAACGCGCTCGGCAACCTTTCGGGGATTGTGGGGCCAATCGTGACTGGCTTCATCGTCGCGGCCGCGGGGTACCAGATGGCCTTTGTGGTCACTGCTGCCGTCGCCCTGTTCGGTGCCTTTTGGTGGCTGCTCGCAATTCCCGCGATACGGGAAGTGGAGCTCGATTAG
- the murB gene encoding UDP-N-acetylmuramate dehydrogenase, producing MTASDQLTLPQLEGSAERGGSLASFIWFRTGGPAEWLVRPKDEADLARFLAELPNEVPVTPIGVGSNLIVRDGGVDGVVVRLPKSFADVTIEPGNKVRAGGAAMGITVASAARDAGVAGLEFLRGIPGTVGGAVRMNAGAYGREVKDVLVEARVVLRDGSAETWPLDKLGYTYRHSDVPEGAVVVEALFKGTPGDSATIGAEMDRIAAEREASQPLRSRTGGSTFKNPPGHKAWALIDSAGCRGLRVGDAQVSEKHCNFLLNLGNATSAEIEDLGEEVRRRVMDKTNILLEWEIQRIGSYD from the coding sequence ATGACCGCCTCCGACCAGCTGACGCTTCCGCAGCTCGAGGGAAGTGCCGAACGAGGCGGAAGCCTCGCCAGCTTCATCTGGTTCCGGACCGGCGGGCCGGCGGAATGGCTGGTGAGACCAAAGGACGAAGCGGACCTGGCGCGATTCCTCGCCGAGCTTCCGAACGAGGTACCGGTCACGCCCATCGGAGTGGGATCGAACCTGATCGTCCGTGACGGCGGAGTCGATGGCGTCGTCGTCCGGCTGCCCAAGAGTTTCGCGGATGTGACCATCGAACCGGGCAACAAAGTGCGCGCGGGCGGCGCGGCGATGGGGATCACCGTCGCTTCCGCTGCCCGTGACGCCGGCGTCGCGGGGCTTGAGTTCCTCCGCGGAATTCCCGGCACGGTCGGCGGCGCGGTCAGGATGAACGCGGGCGCTTACGGGCGCGAGGTCAAGGACGTCCTGGTCGAGGCTCGCGTCGTGCTTCGCGACGGCAGCGCCGAGACCTGGCCTCTGGACAAGCTCGGCTACACTTATCGCCATAGCGACGTGCCGGAAGGCGCGGTCGTGGTCGAAGCGCTCTTCAAAGGGACTCCCGGCGACTCCGCGACGATAGGCGCGGAGATGGACCGGATCGCAGCCGAGCGCGAAGCCTCGCAGCCGCTTCGAAGCCGAACCGGCGGATCCACGTTCAAGAACCCGCCCGGCCACAAGGCCTGGGCACTGATCGATTCCGCGGGCTGCCGCGGGCTTCGCGTCGGTGACGCGCAAGTTTCGGAAAAGCATTGCAATTTCCTACTCAACTTGGGCAACGCCACCAGCGCGGAGATCGAGGATCTGGGTGAGGAAGTGCGTCGCAGGGTGATGGATAAGACGAACATCCTGCTCGAATGGGAAATTCAGCGGATCGGGAGCTACGATTGA